The window AAGAACTTGAACGAAACAGCGTCAGCCCCCTGCGGATCCGAAGACCCGCAGGGGTATCTGGGTCAGTGACCCAGTCCCTGATTGCGCTGGTCGTCGAAGCGGCTGCGGGCGATCAGAGCCTCGGTCTCGAGGCTGTCGAGGGTCTCGGGATGGGCGTCATCATCGAAGGCGGCGAGGTAGGCCTCGAAGGCCATGTCGGCTTGCAGTTCTGCGAGGTCGATGGATTGTTCGAGTGTCATGGTGTGATCCTTTCCGTTGATCGTCGTTGGACGGATCGTGGAAAAGACCGGGGGCATGAGGGCGGGCTGCACCCGGCACGGGGCGGAATGAAATGGAGCACGCCGAGGGCAGGTTTGTTGTGAGCGATGCCCCGCAGCGCTCAAGGCGCAAGCCGTCCAGAAACCTGCCCTCGGCGTTGCCGACCGCTCGACCCCGGGCTAGCGATCTCTAAGGCCAACAGGTCGACGGAAAGGCGCGCGGCGGTGGCCCTGGCGTGAGACGTTGCCCTTGGATGCATGACGGAGATCTGCGGTTTGCACCCTCGCGGCACAGTGTGAGTTCGGCGCCCCTGGGAGCTTCGCCAACACGACCCAGGCGCGGGTTGCTCGAATGAGAGAAGGGGTGCGCTGGCCTCGCTCTGTGGGCTGCCTGTTCTCCCTGCGGAAATTCGGTTCAGGCTCGGGTTCGCGCTATGCACGTTGTCACTGAGCAGAAAGATAGAAGCCGAGTCAGCGACCTATCCAGTCCGACTATCCGCTTCCGAAATATGCCGCATCCTTCGGACACCGATAGTGCGTCGGGCGAGGGCTACTTGCCAGGAACGAGAAATAGCCAGACCGCCGGAGCGGCCTGGCCTTCGGCTTAGGCGGCGTCTTTGGGACCCCAGGGGATGACGGCCTGCAGGGACAGATCGTCCTGGTTCGCGGCCTTGCCAAGGTTGGCGTTGAAGCCGTGGTCGCGGATGGTCAGCGTGTAGTAGTCGGCGCCGGTCTCCTTGTTCTGCTTCTTCCAGATGCCGCCGCACTCGACCAGCTTGCCACGCGGAGAGCGGCCGAGGACGCGGTGCGTGGGGGCCATCGGGTTCGCGCTCGCGACGGGTTCGACCGTGATGTCGAGGTCGAAGGTCAGGGTCGAGATGGAGCCTGTGCCCTTGGCGGTTTCGATGTCGGCGCTGGTGAATTTGATGCAGTTTGTGGTCATTGCTCTTCTCCTTGTTTGCGTTGCAATGATGGTCACCTTGCAGCTGGCCAAGGCCCGGCCACACCGAAGGCGAAGCGTAGCGGAGAGGGGCAGGCGCCGGTCTTTTTGGTCCGCGCGGAATGACCCGCAGGGTCAGGGGAAAAAGATCGGCGACAACCTTTGTGGACGCGACGACAGCTGCGACCAGCATGTCATGCAACTCAGACATCGGGAGAAGCGCGGTGGCCGCGAAGGAAACCCAGGTGAACAGCCGATGGAACTGCCGGGGGCGGTGTCTTTTCTGCCCTCTCACCACAAACCGCAGTCGGACGGGTTCGCGCGTTGCTGAGCCTTGCCCAACGTGGCGCAACCTCGCGCATCCATGGCGAGCTGGTTGCGTGCGGTGCCATCAGGCAGAGCGATTTCAAGCAGACCGTCGAGGCATCTGCACCGCGCGCGGTTCATCCCGATTTCGAACAACCCCTCTTCGGCAGCCCAATCGTTTGCGATTTCTTGCATCGCACTGATCACCGGCCCTCTGCCAGCTGCTGCCAAAGCAATCCCGCGGGCGTCGAACATCGTTTACGGCCAATGATGGCTGAACAGCATGTTCGGCAAAGCGAGGACCAACACCGGCTGAGGCGCGGTGGACGAGACCATTGAGGCGACCCGCCCCGCCCCAGCGA is drawn from Pseudophaeobacter arcticus DSM 23566 and contains these coding sequences:
- a CDS encoding DUF736 domain-containing protein; its protein translation is MTTNCIKFTSADIETAKGTGSISTLTFDLDITVEPVASANPMAPTHRVLGRSPRGKLVECGGIWKKQNKETGADYYTLTIRDHGFNANLGKAANQDDLSLQAVIPWGPKDAA